Within the Mesobacillus boroniphilus genome, the region GCCGAGTCGCCTTGACGATGCTTAAGCCTGAGCAGGCATAATGAAAAAAGACTGCAGGAGTTCCTGCAGTCTTTATTCGTTCATACCTTGCTTATTTCTATAAAAGTACCAACACTGGTTTAAAAGTTTGATCTGATATCTATTTTTCTCATAGAAGGCTCGTTTCATTTGATTCTGAAACCAGACAGGCATAGAGCAATACCTCCTTAAGATAATGCGTTAAAAGGTAACATTAATATATGCT harbors:
- the cmpA gene encoding cortex morphogenetic protein CmpA; amino-acid sequence: MPVWFQNQMKRAFYEKNRYQIKLLNQCWYFYRNKQGMNE